The Planctomycetota bacterium genome includes a window with the following:
- a CDS encoding CrcB family protein: MAFLWVAIGGAMGALARFGVSELVAKVIGRGWVPAATLLVNVVGCLVIGFVARRHAEGDVAWLIANRPLVVAGVCSGLTTFSTFGLEVVELLATKPILAVALVLAHVGGGLGAVWLGMKLGG; encoded by the coding sequence ATGGCCTTCCTCTGGGTTGCAATCGGCGGTGCGATGGGAGCGCTCGCTCGGTTCGGGGTGAGCGAGCTGGTGGCGAAAGTCATCGGCCGAGGGTGGGTGCCGGCTGCGACGTTGCTCGTGAACGTCGTCGGCTGCCTCGTCATCGGCTTCGTCGCAAGGCGGCATGCGGAGGGGGACGTCGCGTGGTTGATCGCAAACCGGCCGCTGGTGGTAGCTGGCGTTTGCAGCGGGTTGACGACGTTCAGCACGTTCGGGTTGGAAGTCGTCGAGTTGCTGGCGACCAAGCCGATCCTTGCGGTAGCGCTGGTCTTGGCACACGTTGGTGGCGGGCTTGGTGCGGTGTGGCTTGGGATGAAACTGGGAGGTTGA
- a CDS encoding type II secretion system protein produces the protein MHPPHPRGRAFTLVELLVVLGIIALLVAILLPTLSRARQAAQRVACLSNLRQIGVAHGLYLIDSDGSLLTTSHGDRSWVDILRDYDEALLLRSPVDESPHFEGGTPVVVSGVDTYRRTSYSINRFLASDFVHGAKRAAQVRQPTHFVHAGIKVYTGDEAVWDHFHADAWSDLMPFVSPALKASAEAQLHAHEGERGSEDARSTWLFFDGHAAVHRFGDLYTSRTDNRFDHQLCQ, from the coding sequence ATGCACCCACCGCATCCACGCGGCAGGGCGTTCACGCTGGTCGAGCTGCTGGTGGTTCTGGGGATCATCGCCCTGCTGGTTGCAATCCTGCTCCCGACGTTGAGTCGCGCAAGGCAGGCGGCGCAGCGGGTGGCGTGTCTCAGCAACCTTCGGCAGATCGGGGTGGCCCACGGGCTCTACCTCATCGACAGCGACGGCTCCCTGCTGACCACGTCCCACGGCGATCGCTCGTGGGTCGACATCCTCCGTGACTACGACGAGGCCCTTCTGCTCCGGTCGCCCGTCGACGAATCCCCGCACTTCGAGGGCGGCACGCCCGTCGTCGTGAGCGGCGTCGACACCTACCGACGGACGAGCTACTCGATCAACCGCTTCCTCGCGTCCGACTTTGTCCACGGTGCCAAGCGGGCGGCGCAGGTCCGTCAGCCGACGCACTTCGTCCACGCCGGCATCAAGGTCTACACCGGCGACGAAGCCGTCTGGGATCACTTCCACGCCGACGCGTGGTCGGACCTCATGCCGTTCGTCTCGCCCGCGCTCAAGGCGTCGGCCGAGGCGCAGCTTCACGCCCACGAGGGCGAGCGCGGCAGCGAGGACGCGCGATCGACGTGGCTTTTCTTCGACGGCCACGCCGCCGTCCATCGCTTCGGCGATCTCTACACCAGTCGCACCGACAACCGGTTCGACCACCAACTCTGCCAATAA